A stretch of the Massilia varians genome encodes the following:
- a CDS encoding branched-chain amino acid ABC transporter substrate-binding protein has product MRFAAVLSSLLLAAVPASAQTEVKIGTASPLSGPGAHQGKDIENGARMAIDELNAKGIAIGGEKIKWVLQVEDDASDPRTGTAVAQKLVDARVAGVVGHLNSGPTVPASKIYASAGIPQISPAATTPVYTDQGYKTAFRVVANDKLIGRTLARHALGALKAKRIAVIDDRTAFGQGLADQFAREVKSGGGATIVSRQFTHDKATDFSAILTQIRAQRPDLIFYGGMDAVAGPMLKQMKTLGLQATFVSGDGVCSEKLPLLAGDALGDDKLFCAVAGGVTGAQEARFNVFTERYRQRYGSPVETYAPYAYDAVMVFAAAMQKAQSVEPARFLPALAAIRHEGVTGSIAFDAKGDLRDAAMTLYTYRQGKKVKLQVVRGK; this is encoded by the coding sequence ATGCGTTTCGCCGCCGTCCTGTCCTCCCTGCTGCTCGCCGCCGTGCCGGCCAGCGCCCAGACCGAAGTGAAGATCGGCACCGCCTCGCCGCTGTCGGGCCCCGGCGCCCACCAGGGCAAGGACATCGAGAACGGCGCCCGCATGGCGATCGACGAACTCAATGCCAAGGGCATCGCGATCGGCGGCGAGAAGATCAAGTGGGTGCTGCAGGTGGAAGACGACGCCAGCGACCCCAGGACCGGCACGGCGGTGGCCCAGAAGCTGGTCGACGCGCGCGTGGCGGGCGTCGTCGGACACCTGAACTCGGGGCCGACCGTGCCGGCCTCGAAGATCTATGCCAGCGCCGGCATTCCGCAGATCTCGCCGGCCGCCACCACGCCGGTGTACACCGACCAGGGCTACAAGACCGCCTTCCGGGTAGTGGCCAACGACAAGCTGATCGGGCGCACGCTGGCGCGCCATGCACTCGGCGCGCTCAAGGCGAAGCGGATCGCCGTGATCGACGACCGCACCGCCTTCGGCCAGGGCCTGGCGGACCAGTTCGCGCGCGAAGTGAAGAGCGGCGGCGGCGCCACCATCGTCAGCCGCCAGTTCACCCACGACAAGGCGACCGACTTCAGCGCCATCCTGACCCAGATCCGCGCCCAGCGCCCGGACCTGATCTTCTACGGCGGCATGGATGCGGTGGCCGGACCCATGCTCAAGCAGATGAAGACCCTGGGGTTGCAGGCGACATTCGTGTCCGGCGACGGCGTCTGCTCGGAAAAGCTGCCGCTGCTGGCCGGCGACGCGCTCGGCGACGACAAGCTGTTCTGCGCGGTCGCCGGCGGCGTCACCGGCGCCCAGGAGGCCCGCTTCAATGTCTTCACCGAGCGCTACCGCCAGCGCTACGGCAGCCCGGTCGAAACCTATGCGCCCTATGCCTACGACGCGGTGATGGTGTTCGCGGCCGCGATGCAGAAGGCCCAGTCGGTCGAACCCGCGCGCTTCCTGCCGGCCCTGGCGGCCATCCGGCACGAGGGCGTCACCGGCAGC